The following proteins are encoded in a genomic region of Blastococcus colisei:
- a CDS encoding diguanylate cyclase domain-containing protein has product MIALRSVPWGVRTAVPLALVGLALAVPFSAPDGTGMQWDELVLGSLASMVAWSMFRRLRTMDRDVARPWYPTAFGAVFFALAQLLAGSFPGPGLDGFGFDDVILFFGATSPVVTAGMLARRVSRTRWSVLVVEGALITTAMLVVTEVLHAALIDPVEAPDALRTLVFAYGAYGALMLGGIGALCTVSTAALRSASTVLIVAVTCQSAAAGAEAIAIVSPATMWTAVSDASVAAAMLASTLAVHLAPLRLPERGPRASAPVVSPVGLAMITNSMLTLPAALIGGLLWDVPFSAGAQLGCALVFGLTALRSFMRVRDDGRVIEDLVRSEEDFRELIEASSDGIAIMDGEFRLLFTSPAARSLLGIDSSAQDAVSLLDLVDPADRDTVRAATLDVPAGEGAPLHFRVVPADGSHSELEATSTERPGSGRRVLYLRDVTTRRRRERELERMAYTDHLTGLPNRATLFRELATPSVDDRCLLVLDLDGFKAVNDVAGHEAGDHLLVEVARRLHTVVREDDLVARLGGDEFAVLVTGTLAEAQDVAQRVVDVLGMPYRTADGAFAVGASVGVAALGAAGGQVAFREADAALRAAKQAGKGCVRTADAPAPSHVEAHPDFADVVAEGLFSVRMDAACHPDGRIALVHATPSWSHPDHPAVQNLELWGFAGRQGRATELRTWLLHQACREVAALPDERVDVAVSLPAGFVPAEGLAAEIAAALDASGLAASRLMLSFTEETLLTGSAALVPELEAVRRSGVRLCLDNYGMGHSLFALLARVHLDAVRLDLNGLSSRDDTTRALQVLAAIVRTNTGFGLTTIAGGVSTPEVREAVVATGVQLLHGRSEPHDLTAAEVAALLTVPAV; this is encoded by the coding sequence GTGATCGCGCTACGGAGCGTCCCCTGGGGCGTCCGGACGGCGGTGCCGCTGGCCCTGGTCGGCCTCGCGTTGGCCGTGCCGTTCAGCGCGCCCGACGGCACCGGCATGCAGTGGGACGAGCTGGTCCTCGGCTCGTTGGCGTCGATGGTGGCCTGGTCGATGTTCCGCCGGCTGCGCACGATGGACCGCGACGTCGCCCGCCCCTGGTACCCCACCGCGTTCGGGGCGGTGTTCTTCGCCCTCGCGCAGCTGCTGGCCGGGTCCTTCCCCGGCCCGGGGCTCGACGGGTTCGGGTTCGACGACGTCATCCTCTTCTTCGGTGCGACCTCGCCAGTGGTCACCGCCGGGATGCTGGCCCGCCGGGTCAGCCGCACCCGCTGGTCCGTGCTCGTCGTCGAAGGCGCGCTCATCACCACCGCGATGCTCGTCGTCACCGAGGTGCTGCACGCGGCGCTGATCGACCCGGTCGAGGCGCCGGATGCCCTCCGCACCCTCGTCTTCGCGTACGGCGCCTACGGGGCGCTCATGCTCGGCGGCATCGGCGCCCTCTGCACGGTCTCCACCGCCGCTCTGCGCAGCGCGTCCACCGTGCTCATCGTGGCCGTCACCTGCCAGTCGGCGGCCGCCGGGGCCGAGGCGATCGCCATCGTGTCGCCGGCGACGATGTGGACCGCGGTCTCCGACGCCTCCGTCGCCGCGGCCATGCTGGCCTCGACCCTGGCCGTGCACCTGGCCCCGTTGCGCCTCCCCGAGCGGGGGCCACGAGCCTCGGCGCCGGTCGTCAGCCCCGTGGGGCTGGCGATGATCACCAACTCCATGCTCACCCTGCCGGCCGCCCTCATCGGCGGGCTGCTGTGGGACGTGCCCTTCTCCGCCGGCGCCCAGCTCGGCTGTGCCCTCGTCTTCGGGCTCACCGCGCTCCGGTCGTTCATGCGCGTCCGCGACGACGGGCGGGTGATCGAGGACCTCGTGCGCAGCGAAGAGGACTTCCGCGAGCTCATCGAGGCCAGCTCCGACGGCATCGCGATCATGGACGGCGAGTTCCGCCTGCTGTTCACCTCGCCGGCGGCGCGCAGCCTCCTCGGCATCGATTCGAGCGCTCAGGACGCCGTCTCACTGCTCGACCTCGTCGACCCCGCCGACCGGGACACCGTCCGCGCCGCCACCCTCGACGTCCCCGCCGGGGAAGGCGCGCCCCTGCACTTCCGGGTCGTCCCGGCCGACGGCTCGCACAGCGAACTGGAGGCCACCTCCACCGAGCGCCCCGGCAGCGGGCGCCGGGTGCTCTACCTGCGCGACGTCACCACTCGCCGCCGCCGCGAACGCGAGCTCGAGCGCATGGCCTACACCGACCACCTCACCGGCCTGCCCAACCGCGCGACGCTGTTCCGGGAGCTGGCCACGCCGTCCGTCGACGACCGCTGCCTGCTGGTCCTCGACCTCGACGGGTTCAAGGCGGTCAACGACGTCGCCGGGCACGAGGCCGGCGACCACCTGCTGGTCGAGGTGGCCCGCCGGCTGCACACCGTCGTCCGCGAGGACGACCTGGTCGCCCGTCTCGGCGGCGACGAGTTCGCCGTCCTGGTCACCGGCACCCTCGCCGAGGCCCAGGACGTCGCCCAGCGCGTCGTCGACGTCCTCGGCATGCCCTACCGCACCGCCGACGGCGCCTTCGCCGTCGGCGCCAGCGTCGGCGTCGCCGCACTCGGCGCGGCCGGCGGACAGGTCGCCTTCAGGGAGGCCGACGCCGCCCTGCGCGCCGCCAAGCAGGCCGGCAAGGGCTGCGTGCGGACCGCCGACGCCCCGGCCCCCTCCCACGTCGAGGCCCATCCGGACTTCGCCGACGTCGTGGCCGAGGGCCTGTTCTCCGTCCGCATGGACGCCGCCTGCCACCCGGACGGCCGGATCGCACTGGTCCACGCGACGCCGAGCTGGAGCCACCCCGACCACCCCGCCGTCCAGAACCTGGAGCTGTGGGGCTTCGCCGGACGCCAGGGACGCGCCACCGAGCTGCGGACCTGGCTGCTGCACCAGGCCTGCCGGGAGGTCGCCGCGCTGCCCGACGAGCGGGTCGACGTCGCGGTCAGCCTCCCCGCCGGCTTCGTCCCCGCCGAGGGCCTGGCCGCCGAGATCGCCGCCGCCCTGGACGCGTCCGGCCTGGCCGCCTCCCGGCTGATGCTGTCGTTCACCGAGGAGACCCTGCTCACCGGCTCGGCCGCGCTCGTCCCGGAGCTGGAGGCCGTCCGCAGGAGCGGCGTGCGCCTCTGCCTGGACAACTACGGCATGGGCCACAGCCTCTTCGCCCTGCTGGCCCGCGTCCACCTCGACGCCGTCCGCCTGGACCTCAACGGCCTCTCCTCCCGCGACGACACCACCCGCGCCCTGCAGGTGCTGGCGGCCATCGTCCGGACCAACACCGGCTTCGGTCTGACCACCATCGCCGGCGGGGTGAGCACGCCCGAGGTGCGCGAGGCCGTCGTCGCCACGGGGGTGCAGCTGCTGCACGGCCGCAGCGAGCCGCACGACCTGACCGCCGCCGAGGTCGCCGCCCTGCTGACGGTCCCCGCCGTCTGA
- a CDS encoding MBL fold metallo-hydrolase: MTSPVLHFLGHSTVRVEMAGRTVLTDPVLAPTVGLLRRVVSLPDPATWAGVDLVLISHLHGDHLHIPSLRTVGPRTRIVVPRGAGEWLRGRGFPRVDELSAGESLPDGELRITAVRAEHSGHRWGPRSTHGPDTEAIGFLLEGGGSCVYVSGDTGVFQGMGVLRDRDVDVALLPVWGWGPTLGPGHLDPVGAADAAALIRPRIAVPVHWGTLTVAGMTSVPSPLRARMRRLLVDPPHAFATEVAARGLPTRVVVTAPGSAVDLSVAET, encoded by the coding sequence GTGACCAGCCCGGTGCTGCACTTCCTGGGCCACTCGACCGTCCGCGTCGAGATGGCCGGACGCACCGTGCTCACCGATCCCGTGCTCGCCCCCACCGTGGGTCTGCTCCGCCGCGTCGTGTCCCTGCCCGACCCGGCGACGTGGGCCGGGGTCGACCTCGTCCTGATCAGCCATCTGCACGGCGACCACCTGCACATCCCCTCCCTGCGCACGGTCGGGCCCCGCACCCGGATCGTGGTGCCGCGCGGCGCCGGCGAGTGGCTGCGCGGCCGAGGGTTCCCCCGCGTCGACGAGCTCTCGGCCGGCGAGTCGCTGCCCGACGGCGAGCTGCGGATCACCGCCGTCCGCGCCGAGCACAGCGGCCACCGCTGGGGCCCCCGCTCCACGCACGGGCCCGACACCGAGGCGATCGGCTTCCTGCTCGAGGGCGGCGGCTCGTGCGTCTACGTCAGCGGCGACACCGGGGTCTTTCAGGGGATGGGCGTGCTGCGGGACCGGGACGTCGACGTCGCCCTGCTGCCTGTCTGGGGCTGGGGCCCGACCCTGGGTCCCGGCCACCTCGACCCGGTCGGCGCCGCGGACGCCGCCGCCCTGATCCGGCCGCGGATCGCCGTCCCGGTCCACTGGGGCACGCTCACCGTCGCGGGGATGACATCGGTCCCCTCCCCGCTGCGCGCCCGCATGCGGCGGCTGCTGGTCGACCCACCCCACGCGTTCGCCACCGAGGTCGCCGCGCGCGGTCTGCCGACCCGCGTCGTCGTCACCGCCCCCGGCTCCGCCGTCGACCTGTCGGTGGCCGAGACATGA
- a CDS encoding DedA family protein, translating into MNLDVLTSAWDGDTAVGYPLLFGLVLLGSVVPVVPTGLVVGTAAAFAMTTAGLGLALVLAVATLAALTGDLVTFAICRFGGPSAVRWVTRGQHADRLDQVREQFRRHGWQIIVAGRLLPAGRIPVLAAAGALTYPWRRLVPASLLAAFLWALAYALLGVVSGGIFDSPLVAMLVATVLVLAVSAVLNLIGNRRRRTVPAAAEPEPCETV; encoded by the coding sequence ATGAACCTCGACGTGCTCACCAGCGCCTGGGACGGCGACACCGCCGTCGGCTATCCGCTGCTGTTCGGGCTGGTGCTGCTGGGCTCCGTCGTCCCGGTGGTGCCGACCGGCCTCGTCGTCGGCACGGCCGCGGCCTTCGCCATGACCACCGCCGGCCTCGGGCTGGCGCTGGTGCTCGCCGTGGCCACCCTCGCCGCGCTCACCGGCGACCTGGTCACCTTCGCGATCTGCCGGTTCGGCGGCCCGTCGGCGGTCCGGTGGGTCACCCGCGGCCAGCACGCCGACCGCCTCGACCAGGTGCGCGAGCAGTTCCGGCGGCACGGCTGGCAGATCATCGTGGCCGGACGGCTGCTGCCCGCCGGCCGCATCCCGGTCCTGGCCGCAGCGGGGGCGCTGACCTATCCCTGGCGCCGGCTGGTGCCGGCGTCCCTGCTCGCCGCCTTCCTGTGGGCGCTGGCCTACGCGCTGCTCGGCGTGGTCAGCGGCGGCATCTTCGACTCCCCGCTGGTCGCCATGCTGGTCGCCACCGTGCTGGTGCTCGCGGTCAGCGCGGTGCTGAACCTGATTGGCAACCGGCGCCGCCGAACCGTGCCGGCGGCCGCCGAGCCCGAACCCTGCGAGACCGTGTGA
- a CDS encoding phage holin family protein: protein MSTPAAPGRLLRTGRTLARVLVTWGAVTGALVVLSARMTGFELSSWWQAPVMALLLGVLAAAAWPLVMRVALPVAFFTLGLGSFLLFGAVVLAVSFAVPGVVVADLRVAVVVAVVIAAVSGVVSSLLAVDEDEIFFRRARRRARGTPEDAGRPPGVLFLQIDALSHDTARRAVRDGWMPNLAAWLRTGSHAMTSWHTDWSSQTGAAVSGILHGSNHDVLGFRWYEKERDHITRVSHPADAVEVERRHSDGRGLLAPDGAGHGNLFTGDAAHVSLTMSSLSHVVPARARRARRTRERVGSGYYAYFANPVNALRTIGVSLVDICRELAAAARERRDDVRPRVSRGGIYPLARPGVTVISRDVVVFALLEDMLAGRPVVYADFLGYDEAAHHGGLERADSLAVLRSIDQQIGRLHRAATLAPRRYHLVVLSDHGQTQGWAFADRFGESIEELVGRLCGGTLGSRQSTGTRDSRRPVESWQVTAALAESGGPIARRLQERVERAGAVRHDHAVEPGPAGAVPRVAPGVVCVVSGHQAMVSFPDLPGRAALEEIERHWPALLPGLVDHDGVGFLLVHSEEFGPVVLGRDGLHRLATGVVIGTDPLLPYGEHAAALVARVSTFPHCPDVVINSRYDPGTDEASPFEPHVGSHGGLGGPQQHALLVHPREWAAPGEIVGAEHLHRVLRGWLTDLGHPEPTGDGAAVGEQSPTALSRVPAGADALSGRARGRMGRAMPPTPRAPTSRPAVQEPSATARRASRWRL, encoded by the coding sequence GTGAGTACCCCCGCCGCCCCCGGCCGGCTGCTGCGCACCGGCCGCACGCTCGCCCGCGTGCTGGTCACCTGGGGCGCGGTCACCGGCGCGCTGGTGGTCCTCAGCGCGCGGATGACCGGGTTCGAGCTGTCGTCGTGGTGGCAGGCGCCGGTCATGGCGCTGCTGCTCGGCGTCCTGGCGGCGGCGGCCTGGCCGCTGGTGATGCGGGTGGCCCTGCCGGTCGCGTTCTTCACGCTCGGGCTGGGCAGCTTCCTGCTCTTCGGCGCCGTCGTGCTCGCGGTCTCCTTCGCCGTGCCGGGCGTGGTGGTGGCGGACCTGCGCGTGGCCGTCGTCGTGGCAGTCGTCATCGCCGCCGTCTCCGGCGTGGTCAGCAGCCTGCTCGCCGTCGACGAGGACGAGATCTTCTTCCGCCGCGCACGCCGCCGGGCACGGGGGACGCCGGAGGACGCCGGGCGCCCACCGGGCGTGCTGTTCCTCCAGATCGACGCGCTCTCCCACGACACCGCCCGGCGGGCCGTCCGCGACGGCTGGATGCCGAACCTGGCCGCCTGGCTGCGCACCGGCAGCCACGCGATGACCTCCTGGCACACCGACTGGAGCTCCCAGACCGGCGCTGCGGTCAGCGGGATCCTGCACGGCTCCAACCACGACGTCCTCGGGTTCCGCTGGTACGAGAAGGAGCGCGACCACATCACCCGCGTCTCCCACCCCGCCGACGCCGTCGAGGTGGAGCGCCGGCACTCCGACGGGCGCGGGCTGCTCGCCCCGGACGGCGCCGGCCACGGCAACCTGTTCACCGGCGACGCCGCCCACGTCAGCCTGACGATGAGCTCGCTGTCGCACGTCGTCCCGGCCCGCGCCCGCCGGGCCCGGCGCACCCGCGAGCGCGTGGGCTCCGGCTACTACGCCTACTTCGCGAACCCGGTCAACGCGCTGCGCACCATCGGGGTCTCCCTGGTCGACATCTGCCGCGAGCTCGCCGCCGCCGCGCGGGAACGCCGGGACGACGTCCGGCCCCGGGTCAGCCGCGGCGGCATCTACCCGCTGGCCCGCCCCGGCGTCACCGTCATCTCCCGCGACGTCGTCGTCTTCGCGCTGCTCGAGGACATGCTGGCCGGCCGCCCGGTCGTGTACGCGGACTTCCTCGGCTACGACGAGGCCGCCCACCACGGCGGCCTGGAGCGGGCCGACAGCCTGGCCGTGCTGCGCAGCATCGACCAGCAGATCGGCCGGCTGCACCGGGCCGCGACGCTCGCGCCCCGCCGGTACCACCTCGTCGTCCTCTCCGACCACGGCCAGACCCAGGGCTGGGCGTTCGCCGACCGGTTCGGGGAGTCGATCGAGGAGCTGGTCGGCCGGCTCTGCGGCGGCACCCTCGGCTCCCGGCAGTCCACCGGCACCCGCGACAGCCGCCGTCCGGTGGAGAGCTGGCAGGTGACCGCCGCCCTGGCCGAGAGCGGTGGACCCATCGCGCGCCGGCTGCAGGAGCGCGTGGAACGTGCCGGGGCGGTCCGTCACGACCACGCCGTCGAGCCGGGGCCGGCCGGTGCGGTGCCGCGCGTGGCGCCGGGCGTCGTGTGCGTGGTCTCCGGCCACCAGGCGATGGTGTCCTTCCCCGACCTCCCGGGGCGGGCCGCGCTGGAGGAGATCGAGCGGCACTGGCCCGCCCTGCTGCCCGGCCTGGTCGACCACGACGGCGTCGGCTTCCTGCTGGTGCACTCCGAGGAGTTCGGGCCGGTCGTCCTCGGCCGGGACGGGCTGCACCGGCTCGCGACCGGCGTCGTCATCGGCACCGACCCGCTGCTGCCCTACGGCGAGCACGCCGCCGCCCTGGTCGCCCGCGTCTCGACGTTCCCGCACTGCCCCGACGTCGTGATCAACAGCCGCTACGACCCCGGCACCGACGAGGCCTCGCCGTTCGAGCCGCACGTCGGCTCGCACGGGGGCCTGGGCGGGCCGCAGCAGCATGCGCTGCTCGTCCACCCCCGCGAGTGGGCGGCGCCGGGCGAGATCGTCGGCGCCGAGCACCTGCACCGGGTGCTGCGCGGCTGGCTCACCGATCTCGGCCACCCGGAGCCGACCGGGGACGGCGCCGCGGTCGGCGAGCAGAGCCCGACGGCGCTGAGCCGCGTGCCGGCGGGCGCGGATGCTCTGTCCGGCCGTGCCCGCGGCCGGATGGGACGTGCCATGCCTCCCACCCCTCGCGCACCGACGTCCCGGCCCGCTGTTCAGGAGCCGTCGGCGACGGCACGCAGGGCCTCGAGGTGGCGTTTGTAG
- a CDS encoding iron chaperone yields the protein MTARFATVDDYAASLPEDVRSVLEEVRRVVRRVVPDVGETISYRMPTFTLDGQPLVHVAAWKKHLGLYPLPPMDAELAAQVEPYRGAKDAMQLRYDRPVPYDLVERVVAVLLEQRRAAAAGPGV from the coding sequence ATGACCGCCCGCTTCGCCACCGTCGACGACTACGCGGCCTCGCTGCCCGAGGACGTCCGGTCGGTGCTGGAGGAGGTCCGTCGCGTCGTCCGCCGGGTGGTGCCGGACGTCGGCGAGACGATCAGCTACCGGATGCCCACGTTCACCCTCGACGGGCAGCCGCTGGTACACGTCGCGGCCTGGAAGAAGCACCTCGGGCTGTACCCGCTCCCGCCGATGGACGCCGAGCTGGCCGCACAGGTCGAGCCCTACCGGGGGGCGAAGGACGCGATGCAGCTCCGCTACGACCGGCCGGTGCCCTACGACCTGGTGGAGCGGGTCGTCGCAGTCCTCCTCGAGCAGCGACGTGCGGCGGCCGCAGGCCCCGGCGTGTGA
- a CDS encoding glucosyl-3-phosphoglycerate synthase, translating into MRPDARAWFEHRTTSAASLAEIDPDALVRAKRRGGHRVSVVLPARDEEATVGRLVTDLRERWMARLPLIDELLVVDSDSTDATAQVARAAGADVVATTDVLPGHGTRRGKGEALWKSLAATTGDLVVFLDADLLGDVAHYVPGLLGPLLTDPQVLYVKGCYTRPLEIDGQARPAGGGRVTELTARPLLNALWPELAGFVQPLGGEYAGRRSALEQVPFVSGYGVEVGLLVDLLRLGGLSSLAQVDLGVRRHTSQSQEALGAMAGEVVSTVLARAECGRPGHQPLTASGLLTQFRHDGSGFVPSSRAVGVDERPPMVTIAEYRTGDAGMAG; encoded by the coding sequence GTGAGACCCGACGCCCGCGCCTGGTTCGAGCACCGCACCACGTCTGCGGCCAGCCTGGCCGAGATCGACCCCGATGCCCTCGTGCGGGCCAAGCGCCGCGGCGGGCACCGCGTCAGCGTCGTCCTGCCCGCCCGGGACGAGGAGGCGACGGTCGGGCGCCTGGTCACCGACCTGCGGGAACGCTGGATGGCCCGGTTGCCGCTGATCGACGAACTGCTCGTCGTCGACTCCGACTCCACCGATGCCACCGCCCAGGTCGCCCGGGCCGCCGGCGCCGACGTCGTCGCCACCACCGACGTCCTGCCCGGGCACGGCACCCGGCGCGGAAAGGGTGAGGCGCTCTGGAAGTCGCTGGCCGCCACCACCGGCGACCTCGTCGTCTTCCTCGACGCCGACCTCCTCGGCGACGTCGCCCACTACGTGCCCGGCCTGCTCGGGCCGCTGCTCACCGACCCGCAGGTGCTCTACGTGAAGGGCTGCTACACGCGCCCCCTCGAGATCGACGGGCAGGCCCGGCCCGCCGGCGGGGGCCGGGTCACCGAGCTCACCGCCCGGCCGCTGCTCAACGCGCTCTGGCCGGAGCTGGCCGGGTTCGTCCAGCCGCTCGGGGGCGAGTACGCCGGACGCCGGTCGGCCCTGGAGCAGGTGCCGTTCGTCTCCGGCTACGGGGTGGAGGTCGGCCTGCTCGTCGACCTGCTGCGCCTGGGCGGGCTCTCCTCGCTGGCTCAGGTCGACCTCGGCGTCCGGCGGCACACCTCCCAGTCGCAGGAAGCGCTCGGCGCGATGGCCGGCGAGGTCGTCTCGACGGTGCTCGCCCGTGCCGAGTGCGGCCGCCCGGGGCACCAACCGCTCACCGCCAGCGGACTGCTCACCCAGTTCCGCCACGACGGCTCGGGATTCGTGCCCAGCAGCCGCGCGGTCGGCGTCGACGAGCGGCCCCCCATGGTGACCATCGCCGAGTACCGCACCGGGGACGCCGGCATGGCGGGCTGA
- a CDS encoding glycerophosphodiester phosphodiesterase has product MASRHVERAATLPRSLRRDGRESPRAGRSPRLAPVTAPEVVAHRGATAGAPEHTLAAYRHAAAVGADAVECDVRLTRDGVLVCVHDRQIRRTSNGRGIVSALHLEELEQFQFGARKPKGRSRWADDEILSVTDEPDVENGLVLTLDRLLQYITATPGSLRLAIETKHPTRHTRRVEEALVDCLRRYGLLGNGRPVEWAGKPAVRMMSFSQFAVRRMAELAPGVPTVQLIGKRLRPVRRELLSGSASAVGPGVALLRSDPGFVAEAHAAGKEVHVWTVNRPADMDLMRALGVDAIITDRPDELLRRLGRDSAAS; this is encoded by the coding sequence ATGGCTTCCCGGCACGTGGAACGGGCGGCCACCCTGCCGCGCAGCCTCCGCCGCGACGGGAGAGAATCACCGCGTGCCGGTCGTTCCCCCCGCCTCGCCCCGGTGACCGCCCCCGAGGTCGTCGCCCACCGCGGCGCCACCGCCGGGGCGCCGGAACACACGCTCGCCGCCTACCGGCACGCCGCCGCCGTCGGGGCGGACGCGGTCGAGTGCGACGTCCGGCTGACCCGTGACGGCGTGCTGGTCTGCGTGCACGACCGGCAGATCAGGCGCACCTCCAACGGGCGCGGCATCGTCTCGGCGCTGCACCTGGAGGAGCTGGAGCAGTTCCAGTTCGGCGCCCGGAAGCCGAAGGGCCGCAGCCGCTGGGCGGACGACGAGATCCTGTCCGTCACCGACGAGCCCGACGTCGAGAACGGCCTGGTCCTCACCCTCGACCGGTTGCTGCAGTACATCACCGCGACGCCCGGCAGCCTGCGGCTGGCCATCGAGACCAAGCACCCGACCCGGCACACCCGCAGGGTCGAGGAGGCGCTGGTCGACTGCTTGCGCCGGTACGGGCTGCTCGGCAACGGGCGCCCGGTCGAGTGGGCCGGCAAGCCGGCCGTCCGGATGATGAGCTTCTCCCAGTTCGCCGTGCGCCGGATGGCCGAGCTCGCCCCCGGGGTGCCGACCGTGCAGCTGATCGGCAAGCGGCTGCGTCCCGTCCGCCGCGAGCTGCTGAGCGGCAGCGCCTCGGCGGTCGGCCCCGGCGTCGCGCTGCTCCGCTCGGACCCCGGCTTCGTCGCCGAAGCCCATGCCGCCGGCAAGGAGGTCCACGTCTGGACGGTCAACCGGCCCGCCGACATGGACCTGATGCGGGCCCTCGGTGTCGACGCGATCATCACCGACCGCCCCGACGAGCTGCTGCGCCGCCTCGGCCGCGATTCCGCCGCCTCCTGA
- a CDS encoding glucosyl-3-phosphoglycerate synthase, protein MRADVRRWLHDRTYRVTCWEPEQLLAAKRRQGATVSVVLPALDEEGTVGAIVTALRGALVERHPVIDELVVMDSGSCDRTAAVAQEAGARVVHVDTVLPGHGRVPGKGEALWKSLHATSGDLVVFVDADLVAFDPRFVVGLLGPLLTDPAVGYVKGLYDRPLTTTEGLVPSGGGRVTELLARPLLNAFWPELSGFVQPLSGEYAGRRDLLESVPFASGYGVEFGLLVDLARLAGVDALAQADLGTRQHGHQSDAALGRMAGQILQTAMARLPGRTTASTELLQFVRTDDGVEAVSWDTGTIDRPPMREVRARAGHGGRRP, encoded by the coding sequence ATGCGAGCAGACGTCCGCCGCTGGCTGCACGACCGCACCTATCGCGTCACCTGCTGGGAGCCGGAACAGCTGCTGGCCGCGAAGCGCCGGCAGGGCGCCACCGTCAGCGTGGTGCTGCCCGCCCTCGACGAGGAGGGCACGGTGGGCGCCATCGTGACCGCGCTCCGCGGCGCCCTCGTCGAGCGGCATCCCGTGATCGACGAGCTCGTCGTCATGGACAGCGGGTCGTGCGACCGCACCGCCGCCGTGGCGCAGGAGGCCGGTGCCCGGGTGGTGCACGTCGACACCGTGCTCCCCGGGCACGGACGCGTGCCGGGCAAGGGGGAGGCGCTCTGGAAGTCCCTCCACGCCACCAGCGGTGACCTCGTCGTCTTCGTGGATGCCGATCTGGTCGCCTTCGACCCGCGCTTCGTCGTCGGTCTGCTCGGTCCACTCCTCACCGATCCGGCGGTCGGCTACGTCAAGGGCCTCTACGACCGCCCGCTCACCACCACGGAGGGGCTGGTCCCCTCGGGCGGCGGCCGGGTCACCGAGCTGCTCGCCCGCCCGCTGCTCAACGCGTTCTGGCCGGAGCTGTCCGGCTTCGTCCAGCCGCTGTCCGGCGAGTACGCCGGGCGCCGCGATCTCCTGGAGTCGGTGCCCTTCGCCTCGGGCTACGGCGTGGAGTTCGGGCTCCTGGTCGACCTCGCGCGGCTGGCCGGTGTCGACGCCCTCGCCCAGGCCGATCTCGGGACCCGTCAGCACGGCCACCAGTCCGACGCGGCGCTCGGCCGGATGGCCGGGCAGATCCTGCAGACCGCCATGGCCAGACTGCCCGGCCGGACGACGGCGTCCACGGAGCTCCTGCAGTTCGTGCGGACCGACGACGGCGTCGAAGCCGTCAGCTGGGACACCGGCACCATCGATCGTCCACCCATGCGAGAGGTACGCGCCCGGGCCGGCCATGGAGGACGCCGGCCGTGA